The DNA region ACTGTACGCATCAGCATGAACCAGATTGTTATATATTGGAGCTTCTTGAAAACGATGAGATACCTTATGAGAGATATGATGCTTATATAACGCTTCTCAATGAAAATAGAGAATTACAAAAAAGTTCTATAGAGATAAAGAAAGACAGAAAAATGGCTACTTAAAAAAATCACTAAACATAGAAATAATTATAAAAAGATGAATGCAAAAAATAAGAAATAATGCAGATTTTTATAATTATATTTAATCAAAAAAAATATAATGAAATTCTTTCAATGTAAATTAATTTTATTTGTCTCTCTATATATAAGCCAAAACGTAAATTTACTACAAATTTTATTTACAAAAAATTGACAAACTCTGTTGCATTTATTATACTATTTTTATAATGTGTGTTTTATAAATTAAACGGAGTTTTTTATGAAAAAAATTATTATTTTGATAATGCTTTTTAGTTTATCTTTATTTGCTCAAAGAAAGATGACTCCATTGATGGAAGCTTTAGAGAAAAAAGATAGCAAAAGAGCAATAGAACTTATAAACTCAGGGGCGGATATTAACACAAAAGACAGAATGGGAGAGACGCCATTAATAGAGGCAGCTGAAGAAGGACTTACAGAAGTTGTTAGCCTTTTAATAGAAAAGAAAGCAGATTTAAATGCTGTAAATGTTAGAAAGAGAACTGCTTTAAATAGAGCTTCATATAAAGGTTATACTGAAATAGTGCGTATGTTGGTGAATGCTGGTGCTGATATTAATATCAAAGATAAATACGGAAAAACAGCATTAAGCTATGCAAGCGAAAGAGGACATCAGAATATAGTTGAAATTTTAAAAGCAGCTGGTGCAAAATAATTTAATAAAATAATATTTTTAAAATAGTATTTACTAAATAATTTTTTATTAAATACTATTTTTATTGCCAAAATATTAAAAAAATATATTAAATTCTATTAAAATTATAATATTTATATTGATAATAAATTTAATTATAATATAATTCTCTTTACAAAATTTAATAGAGAGGATAAAAATGAAAAAAATATTAATTTTAGTTCTTGCTGTTATAGGAGCAATATTCGCAGTATCTTGCGGACAATCTTCAAATACAACAACTGAAACAGCAAATGCTGCTATGATTACAGTTGATGATTTATTAGGTAAAGAGTTTGCTCTTACTAATATGTATGAAGGAAAAACAGTAACTATTGCTTTTTCTGCTACTAATATGTTAGGCGGTAAAGCTGTTATCAACAATTATTTTGGCGGTTTTACTTTGGAAGGCGACAAAATTAAATTAAGCCCTATGGGTTCTACTAAAATGGCTGGTCCTGAAGAAGATATGAATGCAGAAATGGAATATTTACAAATATTAAATGGTGCTGATACTATTGCTTTAGACGGCGATGTATTAACTATTACTACTACTTCTGGTACTAACTTAATTTATACTTTTACTCAAAACGTAGAAATAGTAACTAATAATCAGTAAGAAATATTTAAGAAATATTTTTTATAACTAAATAATAGAGTGTTGGATATTATTCCGGCACTCTTTTTTTATTTATATGTATTAAAATATATATAACACTTAAAGAATTTTATGGTTATTATTATAGTTGAGATTTTACATTTTTTATATTATAATTCTTTCTTATTAGTTTAGATTATAAGTTATTATTTAATAAATGTTTTTTAAGGATATATACAAAATATGATTTCAGTTAAGAATTTAACTAAATATTATGATGATTTTCAAGCTTTAAAAGGCATTAGCTTTGAAATAAAATCTGGAGAGATTGTCGGTATATTAGGACCTAATGGTGCTGGTAAATCAACCACTTTAAGAATATTAACATCATATCTTTCTCCTACAAGTGGAGATGCTATTATAGATGGAAAAAGTATTTTAGATAAAGATATAGAGATAAAAAAAATAGTAGGATACCTTCCAGAATCTGCTCCTTTATATAATGATATGTGTGTTTTTGATTATTTGGTTTATATGGCAGACATACAGGAGCTAGATAGAAATAAATTATCAGAGAGACTTAATTATGTTGTTGAGGCTTGTTCTCTTAAAGATGTAATATCAAAGCCTATAGGAGAGCTTTCTAAAGGTTATAAGCAAAGAGTAGGGCTTGCTGGAGCCATTATACATGACCCTAAAATACTTATATTAGATGAGCCTACAAACGGTCTTGACCCTAATCAGATTGTTGAAATTAGAGAGCTTATCAAAGAACTTGGAAAAGAGAAAACAGTTTTAATATCTACACATATATTAAGCGAAGTTGAGGCTACTTGTTCTAGAGCTATTATTATAAACAAAGGAACTATTATTGCTGATAATGACCCTAAACATTTAACTGTTGATAATAAAATATCATCTATTAAACTTTCTCTAAAGACTAATGATAGCTTTGAAACTATAAAGACAAAGTTAAATAGTTTAGATAATATTCAAGATATAACTCTAGTTGAAGAAGATAATAATATAAAAACAATTATTGTAAAAACAACAGACAAAGAGCCTATTGAAAAGGTTTACAAATTTATAAAAAATACAGATTGGATAATATATGAGTTTGTAAAAGAGAAAGAGAACCTAGAGACAGTATTCCATACTTTAACTAAAGGAGAAAATTGATGACTAATATTTTTTCTTTTAATAAAACTAAAATAATATTAAAAAAAGAATTAAGACATATCTTTTTATCTCCAATAGCTTATATATTTTCTGCAATATTTTTAATAGCTTCAGGAATATATTTTTTCTCAAGATTTTTTATATTATCGCAAAATGATATGCAAGATTATTTTTCAATTTTGCCTTTTATACTTTCTCTTATAATACCTCCAATTACAATGGGTTTATTATCAAGTGAGTTTTCAAGCGGTTCTTATGAGTTAATAAGCACTCAATCTGTAACTACATTAGATATTATAATAGGTAAGTTTTTATCTGCTGTAGTATTTATGCTTTTTGCTTTATTGCCTACAATACTCTATCCTATTACTTTGCTTTTTTTAGGCAGATTAGATATTGGACCTGTGATAGGCGGTTATGTTGGAAGTGTATTTTTAATATCAGCTTTATGTGCTATAGGTATATTTGCTTCATCTGTTACAAAAAATCAAATAATAGCCTTGATTGTTGCTTTGGCTATAATGGTATCTTTAAATATATTATTAAAGTTTTTGGGGCTTCTTTTTCCAAATACTTCTAATTTTATATTATTTATTAGCGGGGATTATCATTTTGCTAATATTGCAAGAGGCGTAATAGATTTAAGAGATATTGTTTATTTTCTTTCTGTAACAACTATATTTTTGTATTTAGCAAATATCATTCTTCAAAATAGAAAATAATATATAATAATTTAGGATAAACATATGAATAAAAATTTAAAAAAAATAATAATTCTTTTAGTTGTGTTAATTATCATTAGCTTTGGTGCTTTTTTTACAACTAAATATAAAAAACAGCAATTAATAGCAAATAAACCAAGAACTCAGATTTTTGAGCTTAATGAAACTAATGTAAACAAGTATCATCTTATATATGACAATCAGGATATAACAGTAGAAAAAAAGAATGATGTTTGGACTATAACTTCTCCAGAGAATAATTATAAAGTTGACCAAATGGAAGCTTTTGCTAATGTTAAGAACTTTAATACTCTTAATATAGATTTGATAATAACCAATTTAAGCGAGGTTGATTCTTTTGGTTTGGATAATCCAACTAATGAGTTTACAGTTTGGGACGGAAAAAAAGAACATAAAATATATGTTGGAAATAAAACTCCTGATGGCGAAAGATATTATGTAAAATATAATGATGAGTATTTTAGTGTTGAGTATGTTTATATAGAAGCTCTTAAAAAAACAATAGATATGTTGAGAGATAAAGAGATATTTGAAAGCCCTATAATTTTAGATTCTGTAACAACAGTAGAAATTGCTACTAAAGATTATACTAATACAATAAAAAAATTAAATAGAACTAATTGGGTTGTAGATGATTTGGCTGAGCAGACTGATTTGGATAAAGCATATAGAGATTATGAAACTTTATCTTTAGTTAAGGCATCTGCTTTTGTATATGACCAAGATTTAATGAAACAGTTATTTAAAATTCCAGATGCTGTTATTACAATATATATGCAGGATAATACTAAAGAAGTTTATGAGTTGGTATATACTGTAGATGATAAGATATATGTAATGCCTAAAAGCGGTATAGTTTATGAGGTGGATTATTCTATATATGATGCAGCTATGAGAAGCAAAGATTATTATGAAAAAAGTGATAGTGTAGAAGACAGTGAAGAAGTATTAGATTCTACAGATGAAGAAAGTCTTAAATTATACGAAGGTTTAGAAAAATAATTTTATAAAAATAATTTAAGGATAAAATTATGAAAAAACATATTCCTAATTTACTTAGCTTCAGCAGAATTATTTTGTCGCCGTTAGTGATATTTTTATATTTTTATAATTCTATCATTACGGCAATACTTGCTTTAATATTTTTGATTATATTAGAGATAACTGATGCTTTAGATGGTATGCTCGCAAGAAAGTTTAATATAGTGAGTGATTTGGGCAAAGTATTAGACCCTTTTGCTGATACTGTTTTTCATATTACTATGTTTACAATATTCTTGTATGAAGGCTCTATGCCTATGTGGATGTATATTATTTCACTTTATAGGGATATGTTTTCTATGTTTGTAAGAATACTTGGAGGGCTTAGAGGATTTGCTGTTGCTGCCAAGTTTAGCGGTAAATTAAAAACTGCTTCAAGGGCTATTGCTGTTGTGATAATATTTTTAATAAAGATACTTAAATATACTTCTATAGTTTTACCTTATGACAAGATAATATATTATAGTTTACTTGTTGTAACAATTATTACTATATATTCATTTTTTGATTATATGCCGCTTCTTAAAGGAAAGACAGATAAGAAATAAATATTTGTATTATTTTTACTCTATAATTGGAGTTAGTTACATTAAATAATAAAAAGTATTTTTAGTTGAAAATGTAGTTCTTTTGCTTCTTTTATATCAATACCGAGTAGGTGCCTATCGGCAAAAGAAGTGGGGGTTCTACCCTACGGGTACGCTTCGCAGGGGGGGCTAGCCCCCGAGAATAAAAAAACATAAAAATATTTTTGAGAGACTTAAAAATTTTTAGTCTATATTAAAATAATTATTTTCTATCAACTTTTTCCCGTAGCAAAAAGTTGCAAAAAGTACAAATACTATAGCGTTATATATTTTGGAATATGTATAAAGTATAAGATAATGCATATATTTTAAGTTAAAAAAATGCAGCCTTTTTTGCTTCTTTTCGGCAGAAAAAGAAGTGGGGGTGTGCACCCTACGGGTACGCTTCGCAGGGGGCAAAGCCTCCACAAATAAAAAACTTCAAAATTTTTACTATTAGCTTGAAAATGATAGCTCTTTTATCAATGCACTTGGCGTGTATATAGATGAATGATGATAGTCGGTATCATTGGCAAGCATTTCTATATTGTTTAGAAAATCTAATATGTTTCCTGAAACTATAAACGGATTTGCTGTGTGTGATAATTTACCGTTTTCTATTTTTATTCCTTCTGCTTGAAGAGAGAAATCTCCGCTTATAGAGTTTACACCTGCATGAGTACCTGTAAGTGAGTTTACTAATATGCCGTCTTTTATTTGTGATATCAGTTCTTCTTGAGTATTTTTATCATTTTCTAAAATTAAGTTATGGCATGATATTCCTATAGAAGTTTTAAATCCTCTTGATGCATGAGAGGTTGTTTTTCTGTTTTCTTTTCTTGCTGTGTAATTATTGTATAGATAGCTATTTAATACACCATTTGTGATGATATTTAAATCTTTTGTAGCAGAGCCTTCTCCGTCAAAATTAGTGTTGGCTAGTCCATTATCAAACATTGGAATATCTTTTATGTTTATAATCTCGCTTGCTATTTTTTGGTTTAATTTTCCTTGAAGTAGGGATAACTGTTTTTGAACAGCTTCAGAAGAAAATAATGATAAATAAGCTCCAAGCATTGTTCTCATAGCTTTGCTTGTAAAAACAGTTTTATATTTTCCGCTTTTTATCTCTTTAGCTTCCAATTTGCTTACAACATTATCAACTATATTTTTGCAAAAACTATCAACATCAAACTTAGTGTCTTTTGAAGAATAAACATCAAAAAAAGTTTTTACAGCATTAGAATCTTTTGCTATTACTTCAGCATAATATGATATACTGTTTTTTTTCTCTTCCTTGCATATTCCATTGCTGTTTATAATATGTTTAGAGAAATCATATCTTGCCAAACCGCATGAAGGCACATTTACAATTCTTTTATCTAATGAATATAGTTTATCTTCTATTGAAAGTGATATTTTTTTTAGTTCATCATTTGTTAAATTAGTTATGTCTTTATTAATTAAATTATATGCTTTCTCTTCGCTTTCTTCTATAAGAGTATTAAACTCTGGTTCTGATGCGGCATATTTAAGAGAGTTTTTAGCATTGTTAATTAAATTGTTTATGTTTTCATCATTAAAGTCAATTTTTTCAGTAAAGCTTACACCCACTTGACCATTTTTTATTAATCTTAAACCAATGCCTCCAGACTCAGCAAAAGTGTATTTATCTAAATCTCTCTCTCTAACAGTAAACTCTTCTTCACCGCTATTAGACATATAAATTTCTATTTTATAATCATTATCCAATTTATTTTTGACAATGTTAAATATTTCTTTTATTTTTTCGCTTCTTTCCATTTTTTATCTTCCTCCAACTGTAAGCTCTTTTACTCTAATAGCAGGCTGTCCAACTGTAGTAGGCACACTTCCAGAAATACTTCCGCATATTCCGTCAGCTAATTCTAAATTTGATGATACTGCTTCTATATTCATAAGAGTTTCATCACCGCGTCCTATAAGCGTAGCACCTCTTACAGGTTTGGTAATTTTACCATTTTCTATTAAATAGCCTTCAGATACAGCAAAGTTATAATCTGTAGTAGCAGGGTCCACAGAGCCTCCTCCCATCTTTTTAGCATAAAGTCCATACTCTATGCCAGATATGAGCTCTTCAAAAGTGGAGTTGCCTTTATCAATAAATGTGTTTCTCATTCTTGAAGTAGGGGCATATTTATAGCTTTCTCTTCTTGCACTTCCTGTAACTTTTTGATTCATCTTTATAGAACCAAGCTCATCAACCAAATAGCTTTTAAGTATTCCGTTTTCTATTAAAACAGTTCTCTGTGCATCATTTCCTTCATCATCAATATTATAACTTCCCCAAGCATTTTTTATAGTGCCATCATCTATAGCAGTAACAACATCGGAAGCTATTTTCTCTCCTAATTTATTACAAAAAACACTAGCATTATCAGCAACAGAAGTAGCCTCTAAAGCATGTCCGCAAGCCTCGTGAAATATTACACCGCCAAAAGCATTGTCTATTACAACAGGGTATTTACCAGATTTTGGATATTCTGAATCAAGCATTTTTATTGCAGAATTAGCAGTTTCTATAGCCATATTTTCCAAGTTAATATCTCTTATCACCTGAAAACCGTCTAATGCTCCTTTTGTTCTGCTTGAAGTTTGTGTGTTAGTGCCGTCTGAAGCCATAGACATCATTACTAATCTTATATAAGTTTGAGAGTCTTCTTTTAATATACCGTTGCTTGTACATACTAAAATATTTCTCTCTTTTTCCATATATCTTGCACTTACTTGTTTTATTTTATCTGATACTTTTCTTGCCGTTTTATCCAAATAGGCAAGAGTTTCTATTTTCTCATCAAAATTAACATCAAAAGGATTAATATGAACAGGGTGATTATCTTTTTCTTTAGACTTTATAAAATCTTTTACTATATGTTTTTTATTCTTTACAATAGAAGAGACACTTCTTGCTAAATTAATTAAACTATCATTAGTAGTGTCATTAGAATATAAATATATTGTTTTTTTATCAACTATTACTCTAAGTCCAACACCATAATTATTGCCAAGACTCATATCATCAACTTTTTTATCTAAATAACTTATATTATTAATCTTAGTATCTTCAAAAAATAAATCAGCATACTCGCCTCCATTTTTTAAAGCCTCTTCTAAAACACTATGCAAAAAATTGCTGTCAAACTGAAAGTATTTCATTTTTAGCTCTCCTTAATTTTTTTTGTTGCTGTTTTCTTAGATAAAAAGTCATCAGGTTTATTATGTTTACCCTTAGCAAATAAGTCTATAAGATATTTATTTATATAGAGTTTTTCTTTTTTTATTTTTAATTCAAAAAATAATCCTTCATTTTTTAGTCTCAATAATAACCTTGCTGCTTTATCTCTTTTCCATTTGAATAATTCCATTAAATCTACTATTTTAATATATGGCGTCATGAAGATTATGAAAAATGATTTCGTTTTTAAAATGCTTTTAAATTTTTTATCTTTGTCTAATTTGCTTTTTAATATATTTAAATTATCATATACGAAGTTAATAGTCTCCATACCATATAAACAAATATCTCTTAAAAATTTTAAATATATTATCACCGATTCATGATTAAAATGGTCAACCATATTAATTTGAAAAAAAGCATCTGGATATAATATTGGATTATCTAATAATTTTATTCTTTTAGAGTATAGGTTAAATATTATTTTAAATATATTTATGCAATTTTTATAATTTTTTAAATAATCATATGATATTCTTTGAAATACAAGTAGTTTTAATATAGGGTCTAAATCCAAATTATCTAAATATTCAATATCTTTATTATAATCTTCTGTTATATATACTTCTTTGCCTTCGATAGAGCTTACTATTTCTGATAAAACTTTATTATTATAATCTTTATTTATATATTTATTTATAAGATAAAAGTCTGCATGTTTTGAATTGTATTCGTTTATCATGTTGTTTGATAAAGCTTCTACATTTTTATAGCTGTAATTTTTATTTACTATAGAAGATAGTATGCTAAGTAAATATTCAGAGTTTTTTAGAGATACGCAGCATATTCTAAAATGTAGAAATACATTCCAAGTTTTAGCAAGTTCTTTTAAGATATTTATATTATCAAAAATTTCTATATTAAAGTTTCTATTCATAGCAATACATTTTAACATAAAAATTTATTAAATCAATTTTTTATATACTATTTTAGTACTATAATTCTATATTTTTTATTGAAGTTTTTTATTAATTGTTTATAATTCTCTAATTTGAAATAAGGTTTTAGTTTATGAATAGAAAAATAACAATAGCAAACGTTGAGATTCCTTCAAGATTTTTTTTAGCACCTATGGCAGGTTATACTGATTATGTATTTAGAAGACTTTCCAGAAGGTTTGGTGCGGGGCTTCTTGTAACAGAATTAGTGAGTGCTGCTGCTTTGGCTAGAATGATAAAAAAGACTTATAGATATATGGAGCATAAGGAAGATGAATATCCTATATCTTTGCAAATATTTGGAAATAAAGAAGATGATTTTAAGAAGGCAATAGAGCTTACAGATTTATCTGGTTTTTCATTTATAGATATTAATATGGGCTGCCCTACAAAAAAGGTGGTGAGAAACAATGGAGGAGCTGGACTTTTATCGGATACAGACAAAATGGTTTCTATACTAAATACTGTAAAAAGCGTTTCTCCTTTGCCTGTTAGTGTTAAGATAAGATTAGGCTTTCAGAGAGGCGAGGGCGGTGAGATAGAAAGGGCTTTAGCTTTAAAAGAGAATGGAGCAGTATTTCTTACTCTTCACGGCAGATATGCAAGCGACTTATATAGAGGAGTTGCAGATTGGGAAGCTATTGCTAAGGTAAAAGAGGCTTTAGGAGATGATTATATATTAATTGGAAATGGGGACATAAAAACAAAGGAAGATGCTAAAAGAGCTTTTGAAATATCAAAGGTTGACGGCATTATGGTTGGAAGGGCTGCTATTGGTAATCCTTGGGTGTTTAGAGAGTTAAATACTATATTTGATGATAATGCTGAGTATAATGATGATGATACTAGAAATTTAAAATCTGTTTTAATAGAGCATATAAACGGCTGCTGTGAACTTTATGGCGAAGTAAGCGGTATACATTTTATGCGTAAATTTATTATGAAATATCTTACTGGTTTTAGAATGGATAAAAAAATTGAGTTTATGAAATGCGAAAAATAAAAATGATTTGTTTAAGTTAATAGATGAAGTTGTAAAAGATTAATTTTCTTTTCTTCTAAAAAATATTAAAGTTATAAACATAATTATAGGAAATATTACAGCAAAAAATATACCTGCCTTTAAACCTATTTGCATTATATCATTGTTTGAAATGATGTTATTAAATATATTGATTATTTTTTTATTATTAGAGACAAGTCCTACAATTCCAGGCCCAATAGCACAGCCAATATCTCCAGCCAAAGCAAGCAAAGCAAACATAGCAGTGCCGCCTTTACTATAAGTTTTTGATGCCAAGCTAAATACAGAAGGCCACATTATAGCAACAGAAAGACCAACTAAAGCAGAGCCTATTAATGATATTAAAGCATAAGGGCTAAAGACTATTATAATATAGCCAATAAAACAAAATATTGAAGATATAGTAAGAGCCTTTTTTATATCTATCTTTTCAGATTTAAATCCGTAAATAAGCCTAACTATTCCCATACAAAAAGCAAACATGCTTGTACCAAATATATCCCCAAAACTTTTATTTACATTAAGACCAAGTTCAGCAAATAATGATACCCACTGTGCAATAGTTTGTTCACTAGAGCCCGCACATATCATAAGCAAAACAAAAACTAACACTATTTTTACAGATAATAATTTTCTTATAGAGACTGTATTATCAGCATTTTTATTTTCTTCATGAGTAACTAATACATTTATAGGTACATTGGCAAACAAAAATATATTTACTAAAGGCACTATTGCCCAGATGATAGATAAGTATTTCCAATTTTCTATGCCAAATAAATTAAAATATATTGTAGAAAATATTACAACTGACATAGA from Brachyspira pilosicoli P43/6/78 includes:
- a CDS encoding TldD/PmbA family protein, whose product is MERSEKIKEIFNIVKNKLDNDYKIEIYMSNSGEEEFTVRERDLDKYTFAESGGIGLRLIKNGQVGVSFTEKIDFNDENINNLINNAKNSLKYAASEPEFNTLIEESEEKAYNLINKDITNLTNDELKKISLSIEDKLYSLDKRIVNVPSCGLARYDFSKHIINSNGICKEEKKNSISYYAEVIAKDSNAVKTFFDVYSSKDTKFDVDSFCKNIVDNVVSKLEAKEIKSGKYKTVFTSKAMRTMLGAYLSLFSSEAVQKQLSLLQGKLNQKIASEIINIKDIPMFDNGLANTNFDGEGSATKDLNIITNGVLNSYLYNNYTARKENRKTTSHASRGFKTSIGISCHNLILENDKNTQEELISQIKDGILVNSLTGTHAGVNSISGDFSLQAEGIKIENGKLSHTANPFIVSGNILDFLNNIEMLANDTDYHHSSIYTPSALIKELSFSS
- a CDS encoding META domain-containing protein, with translation MKKILILVLAVIGAIFAVSCGQSSNTTTETANAAMITVDDLLGKEFALTNMYEGKTVTIAFSATNMLGGKAVINNYFGGFTLEGDKIKLSPMGSTKMAGPEEDMNAEMEYLQILNGADTIALDGDVLTITTTSGTNLIYTFTQNVEIVTNNQ
- a CDS encoding ankyrin repeat domain-containing protein, producing MKKIIILIMLFSLSLFAQRKMTPLMEALEKKDSKRAIELINSGADINTKDRMGETPLIEAAEEGLTEVVSLLIEKKADLNAVNVRKRTALNRASYKGYTEIVRMLVNAGADINIKDKYGKTALSYASERGHQNIVEILKAAGAK
- a CDS encoding DUF4340 domain-containing protein, whose translation is MNKNLKKIIILLVVLIIISFGAFFTTKYKKQQLIANKPRTQIFELNETNVNKYHLIYDNQDITVEKKNDVWTITSPENNYKVDQMEAFANVKNFNTLNIDLIITNLSEVDSFGLDNPTNEFTVWDGKKEHKIYVGNKTPDGERYYVKYNDEYFSVEYVYIEALKKTIDMLRDKEIFESPIILDSVTTVEIATKDYTNTIKKLNRTNWVVDDLAEQTDLDKAYRDYETLSLVKASAFVYDQDLMKQLFKIPDAVITIYMQDNTKEVYELVYTVDDKIYVMPKSGIVYEVDYSIYDAAMRSKDYYEKSDSVEDSEEVLDSTDEESLKLYEGLEK
- a CDS encoding ABC transporter ATP-binding protein — encoded protein: MISVKNLTKYYDDFQALKGISFEIKSGEIVGILGPNGAGKSTTLRILTSYLSPTSGDAIIDGKSILDKDIEIKKIVGYLPESAPLYNDMCVFDYLVYMADIQELDRNKLSERLNYVVEACSLKDVISKPIGELSKGYKQRVGLAGAIIHDPKILILDEPTNGLDPNQIVEIRELIKELGKEKTVLISTHILSEVEATCSRAIIINKGTIIADNDPKHLTVDNKISSIKLSLKTNDSFETIKTKLNSLDNIQDITLVEEDNNIKTIIVKTTDKEPIEKVYKFIKNTDWIIYEFVKEKENLETVFHTLTKGEN
- a CDS encoding TldD/PmbA family protein; translation: MKYFQFDSNFLHSVLEEALKNGGEYADLFFEDTKINNISYLDKKVDDMSLGNNYGVGLRVIVDKKTIYLYSNDTTNDSLINLARSVSSIVKNKKHIVKDFIKSKEKDNHPVHINPFDVNFDEKIETLAYLDKTARKVSDKIKQVSARYMEKERNILVCTSNGILKEDSQTYIRLVMMSMASDGTNTQTSSRTKGALDGFQVIRDINLENMAIETANSAIKMLDSEYPKSGKYPVVIDNAFGGVIFHEACGHALEATSVADNASVFCNKLGEKIASDVVTAIDDGTIKNAWGSYNIDDEGNDAQRTVLIENGILKSYLVDELGSIKMNQKVTGSARRESYKYAPTSRMRNTFIDKGNSTFEELISGIEYGLYAKKMGGGSVDPATTDYNFAVSEGYLIENGKITKPVRGATLIGRGDETLMNIEAVSSNLELADGICGSISGSVPTTVGQPAIRVKELTVGGR
- a CDS encoding ABC transporter permease subunit, translating into MTNIFSFNKTKIILKKELRHIFLSPIAYIFSAIFLIASGIYFFSRFFILSQNDMQDYFSILPFILSLIIPPITMGLLSSEFSSGSYELISTQSVTTLDIIIGKFLSAVVFMLFALLPTILYPITLLFLGRLDIGPVIGGYVGSVFLISALCAIGIFASSVTKNQIIALIVALAIMVSLNILLKFLGLLFPNTSNFILFISGDYHFANIARGVIDLRDIVYFLSVTTIFLYLANIILQNRK
- the pgsA gene encoding CDP-diacylglycerol--glycerol-3-phosphate 3-phosphatidyltransferase; the protein is MKKHIPNLLSFSRIILSPLVIFLYFYNSIITAILALIFLIILEITDALDGMLARKFNIVSDLGKVLDPFADTVFHITMFTIFLYEGSMPMWMYIISLYRDMFSMFVRILGGLRGFAVAAKFSGKLKTASRAIAVVIIFLIKILKYTSIVLPYDKIIYYSLLVVTIITIYSFFDYMPLLKGKTDKK
- a CDS encoding MFS transporter, producing MKLNYTHTLYASYNGYITQAIINIFPPLIFIVFQKDFNISLTQIGLLSSFNFAMQMIIDFLAIKFIDKIGYRIPIILAHIFSALGLILLGILPFFINPYIAILICFFINAIGGGLIEVLISPIVEALPENQKTKAMNILHSFYCWGSMSVVIFSTIYFNLFGIENWKYLSIIWAIVPLVNIFLFANVPINVLVTHEENKNADNTVSIRKLLSVKIVLVFVLLMICAGSSEQTIAQWVSLFAELGLNVNKSFGDIFGTSMFAFCMGIVRLIYGFKSEKIDIKKALTISSIFCFIGYIIIVFSPYALISLIGSALVGLSVAIMWPSVFSLASKTYSKGGTAMFALLALAGDIGCAIGPGIVGLVSNNKKIINIFNNIISNNDIMQIGLKAGIFFAVIFPIIMFITLIFFRRKEN